One window of the Helicoverpa zea isolate HzStark_Cry1AcR chromosome 7, ilHelZeax1.1, whole genome shotgun sequence genome contains the following:
- the LOC124631744 gene encoding uncharacterized protein LOC124631744 isoform X2 yields MIKFRYKRKENSDGGKSGTAIQKQKIEGLRDRELLPPKDMLLTGSLAGVRNNTLPRSRPSSAARREPPESPLSQTTISLFRELFTQLQWSAERAPAADGLRRALGGGGARFQLGCMADASECFEHLLLRVHAHVAAGSGDRRDDDACRAPHCVPHRKFAMMLVEQSVCGACQATSEPLPFTQMVHYVSATALTAQAALGEHGDSFGLLLRKAGGMGDIRDCPNACGAKIQICRTLMNRPEVVSIGMVWDSERPAAEHVAAVYAALGTELRPTDAFHACVDRAWAARATHRLVGLVTYYGKHYSTFFFHSKLRLWIYFDDADVKEIGPEWSHVVEKCQRGRFQPLLLLYAAVDGTPCDTRHAPKDVVPFPAPEPRRAVTPAPERPANGFARRAVTPGPDNESDYVSRKAVENMLEVQANRRAQLNRSLSTGSGSDTQERPRARRDSGNWSGDRNSASSASSSTAESPYMYPRGRGAGSVPGSPTRKGELSSGGSCDAGYDSYSLSSTDSLPLQQGLRHNLQLAQIPEITTRGECEALCLEADRLLEKSRNAEDSADYETALVLCDAAATKARVAMDAPYNNRHMVTFARMKHNTCVMRARSLQRRMAGMTRVTEIPQAAPIRNTKGGLEATPMTIEIYATLPKKKGSSKKSPRCIDDDIDTVTRERPPRHKSRDEDKVKEKRSRSEDRSRARKEVPVVKTTEKKEESAEDKKANKKQHKIRRKLLMGGLIRRKNRSMPDLTEGADGNNETTNKEKRVSSVDDTEVGRTIDDKTNLSGYLSEGHLEYSVASGTNPNLERSKLMRKSFHGSAGKMLTAAKVPPPPPLRTTSQLTGSKYAYSEHGKGTYPSEIEEDGGFSEQYGDEPHSLPFLHPYDEKPGNHYDRLDTSPAQNFHTVVTKAMIHQEQSPVKRDTMQPIMPSHNTIQNLSHTFDAGVDVVDCAPPRRSPNMFELPPYPSPMNSVNHSRQPSEEFPPPPPPIDLTPLHDELEKIQTISEMSIPNELEVAKGTLLASLQEKRNQILRNEQCAPQIPQIEKQNTHPTLLKELQAKQASFKLKRSGSLEGQLSSSPMEAHNVYETTNSVRNIASRFENNTQNQSQDGDRTHIGFVGMSGNRDVINCSDQSNAGLNRRASASSIDPKQIEEEQCDQKSANNTYGDRSKPKKKSVSFCDQVILVSTAEDQEDDSYIPNPILERVLKSAMNKPELTTMPLQSDKPSLQRQDSFDSQSSRSTISSLSQNSFVPNENSHAEYVRLQNNYPAYQMPPNRLQQQFNAQKNNSVYGTNSPVQTAQNQNGVNSNQIYQTLPSNTPQNTTSPIPYNQPPSVYPNHSNASPPNFSQTPANRLTPTHNPAYMSKHPVNLQRPVPNAGHTTAQLHPMNQAINNAYYHRVPQTSATTTMPSNNYTTNRQYAHNMPNTIHSPYQSVPTNSPAYQSYHNPPTSYASSEYSSRYPQANSTNHYTQSPYQRVPPPHGDVPVDNYNNFPQKMSNNYYVDNPSGQPRVQDTRHYANTQHQRAVYSQNVNVDSNVNTEQMGQYQYAQNGYNPYQHIPPPKQLQKKTVSFEPGTKGGTDSPIPPQMNGNPLYPTGDSQPTQKTVCNLCRKKTINPPAMYCPDCDFYMSRFKPRS; encoded by the exons ATGATTAAGTTTCGGTACAAACGTAAGGAGAACAGCGATGGAGGGAAGAGTGGGACTGCTATACAGAAGCAGAAGATTGAGGGTCTTCGGGACCGGGAGCTGCTGCCTCCCAAGGATATGCTGCTGACGGGCTCGCTCGCGGGTGTGAGGAATAACACTCTCCCGCGCTCGCGACCCTCGTCCGCTGCGAGGAGGGAGCCACCTGAATCCCCGCTCAGCCAAACTACTATCTCGTTGTTTAGA GAACTATTCACGCAGCTACAATGGTCGGCCGAGCGGGCACCAGCCGCGGACGGTCTCCGGCGCGCCCTCGGCGGTGGCGGGGCTCGCTTCCAGCTGGGCTGCATGGCCGACGCCAGCGAGTGCTTCGAGCACCTGCTCCTCCGAGTCCACGCTCACGTGGCTGCCGGCTCAGGAGACCGGAGAGATGATGATGCGTGCCGAGCGCCGCACTGCGTACCCCACCGAAAGTTCGCCATGATGCTCGTCGAACAATCCGTATGCGGCGCCTGTCAAGCTACCTCCGAACCTCTGCCATTTACTCAG ATGGTTCATTACGTGTCGGCTACCGCGCTGACAGCTCAAGCGGCTCTGGGCGAGCATGGTGACAGTTTCGGCCTGTTGCTGAGGAAGGCAGGAGGAATGGGCGATATCAGGGACTGTCCG AATGCATGTGGAGCGAAGATTCAAATATGCAGGACACTAATGAATCGCCCAGAGGTGGTGTCCATTGGCATGGTGTGGGACTCCGAAAGGCCGGCAGCCGAGCACGTGGCCGCCGTGTACGCCGCGCTGGGCACGGAGCTCCGGCCCACCGACGCCTTCCACGCATGTGTCGACCGAGCCTGGGCCGCCCGCGCCACGCACCGCCTCGTCGGACTCGTCACCTACTACGGCAAGCACTACTCCACCTTCTTCTTCCATAGTAAACTCCGCCTCTGGATATACTTCGACGACGCGGATGTCAAAGAAATAGGACCGGAGTGGTCACACGTCGTGGAGAAATGTCAAAGAGGACGATTCCAACCGCTCCTTCTGTTGTACGCTGCGGTCGATGGAACGCCGTGTGACACTCGTCATGCTCCTAAAGATGTTGTTCCATTCCCGGCGCCCGAGCCTCGCCGAGCGGTCACGCCGGCACCCGAACGCCCCGCGAACGGATTTGCACGGCGGGCCGTCACGCCAGGCCCAGACAATGAAAGTGACTACGTTAGTAGGAAAGCTGTAGAGAACATGCTTGAAGTTCAAGCCAACCGACGCGCACAACTCAATCGTAGTCTGAGCACGGGGTCTGGTTCTGACACCCAAGAAAGGCCGCGGGCACGGCGGGACTCCGGCAACTGGAGCGGTGACCGCAACAGTGCGTCATCTGCGTCCTCCTCCACAGCCGAGAGCCCCTACATGTACCCCAGGGGTCGCGGCGCCGGCAGCGTGCCCGGCAGCCCCACGCGCAAGGGGGAGCTGTCTAGCGGCGGTTCTTGTGATGCAGGCTACGACTCATACTCCTTATCCTCTACAGACAGCCTACCTCTACAACAGGGTCTGCGCCACAACCTTCAACTGGCGCAGATACCAGAAATAACAACACGTGGTGAATGTGAGGCTCTCTGCTTAGAAGCTGACAGGCTGCTTGAGAAGTCTCGCAACGCAGAGGATTCGGCTGATTATGAAACAGCCCTAGTGTTATGTGATGCAGCCGCAACAAAAGCTCGTGTGGCTATGGATGCTCCCTACAACAATAGACATATGGTGACATTTGCTCGCATGAAACACAACACATGCGTAATGCGGGCACGTAGTCTCCAGAGGCGAATGGCTGGTATGACCAGGGTAACTGAAATACCCCAGGCGGCCCCAATCAGAAACACAAAGGGTGGCCTCGAAGCCACGCCTATGACTATCGAAATCTATGCCACTTTACCGAAAAAGAAGGGCTCTTCGAAGAAATCGCCTAGATGTATTGATGATGATATCGATACAGTAACTCGCGAGCGACCTCCGAGACACAAATCAAGGGATGAAGATAAAGTTAAAGAAAAGCGTTCTAGAAGTGAAGACCGGAGTCGAGCTCGAAAAGAAGTCCCCGTTGTAAAGACTACAGAAAAGAAAGAGGAATCGGCTGAAGATAAAAAAGCCAACaagaaacaacataaaatacgTAGAAAGTTGTTGATGGGCGGACTGATACGTAGGAAGAACAGATCGATGCCAGACTTGACGGAAGGTGCTGATGGTAACAACGAAACCACTAACAAAGAGAAGCGCGTATCTTCCGTGGATGACACCGAAGTCGGCCGGACGATTGACGATAAGACAAACTTGAGCGGCTACTTATCGGAAGGGCACCTAGAATACTCAGTTGCGAGCGGTACTAATCCGAACCTTGAGAGAAGCAAGCTAATGAGAAAGAGCTTCCACGGCAGTGCAGGCAAGATGCTAACAGCGGCCAAAGTGCCACCTCCTCCGCCACTTCGCACTACGTCCCAACTCACCGGCTCCAAGTATGCTTACTCCGAACATGGGAAGGGTACTTATCCATCCGAAATTGAAGAAGACGGTGGATTCTCGGAGCAGTATGGTGACGAGCCTCATTCGCTACCGTTCCTGCACCCGTATGACGAAAAGCCTGGCAATCACTACGACAGGTTAGACACGTCGCCAGCTCAGAACTTCCACACTGTGGTTACGAAGGCTATGATACACCAAGAGCAAAGCCCGGTAAAGAGAGACACGATGCAACCCATAATGCCGTCTCACAACACGATACAGAACCTCTCGCACACATTCGATGCGGGTGTGGACGTAGTGGACTGTGCACCGCCACGCAGGTCACCCAACATGTTCGAGCTGCCGCCCTACCCCAGCCCCATGAACTCCGTCAACCACTCGCGACAACCCAGTGAAGAGTTCCCCCCACCACCCCCACCTATCGATCTAACACCACTACATGACGAACTCGAAAAGATTCAGACCATTAGTGAAATGTCCATACCAAACGAACTAGAAGTGGCCAAAGGGACCTTACTGGCTAGCCTTCAGGAGAAAAGAAATCAAATTTTGAGAAATGAACAATGTGCTCCTCAAATTCCTCAGATTGAAAAGCAGAATACCCATCCAACACTCTTGAAGGAACTGCAAGCCAAACAGGCGTCATTTAAATTAAAGAGGTCGGGATCGTTAGAGGGGCAGTTATCGTCGAGTCCTATGGAAGCACACAATGTGTATGAAACCACAAATAGCGTTAGGAATATTGCCTCCAGATTCGAAAATAATACTCAAAACCAATCACAAGATGGAGACAGAACACATATAGGTTTTGTAGGCATGAGTGGAAATAGAGACGTAATTAACTGTTCTGACCAATCAAACGCTGGACTCAACCGTCGCGCGTCAGCATCCTCAATTGATCCCAAACAAATTGAGGAAGAACAGTGTGATCAGAAATCGGCCAACAACACTTACGGCGACCGGTCCAAACCTAAAAAGAAATCAGTGTCCTTCTGTGACCAGGTGATATTAGTGTCCACCGCCGAAGACCAGGAAGACGACAGTTACATCCCGAACCCTATCTTAGAAAGGGTACTGAAATCTGCCATGAACAAACCTGAGCTCACGACAATGCCGCTCCAATCAGACAAGCCGTCACTTCAGCGGCAAGACTCTTTTGACAGTCAATCGTCACGATCAACGATATCATCACTATCACAAAATTCATTTGTCCCTAACGAGAATTCACACGCCGAGTACGTTAGATTACAAAACAATTATCCAGCCTATCAGATGCCTCCGAATCGTTTACAACAACAATTTAATGCACAAAAGAACAATAGTGTGTACGGGACGAACTCGCCAGTACAAACTGCTCAAAATCAAAACGGAGTCAACAGTAATCAGATATACCAAACGCTTCCCTCCAACACACCTCAGAACACCACCAGCCCTATCCCATACAACCAGCCACCGTCAGTATACCCGAACCACAGCAACGCTAGCCCACCGAACTTTAGCCAAACGCCTGCAAACAGATTAACGCCCACGCACAATCCCGCCTACATGTCAAAACACCCCGTCAACCTTCAGAGACCCGTGCCCAACGCCGGGCACACAACcgctcagctgcatccaatgAACCAGGCCATCAACAACGCCTACTACCACCGAGTGCCGCAAACATCGGCCACCACCACGATGCCCAGCAACAACTACACGACAAACCGCCAATACGCACACAATATGCCAAACACCATTCATTCGCCTTATCAAAGCGTGCCCACCAATTCGCCGGCTTACCAGAGCTACCACAACCCACCGACAAGCTATGCGAGCTCAGAATATTCTAGTCGATACCCACAGGCGAACAGTACAAACCACTACACCCAGTCACCTTACCAGAGGGTACCGCCACCACACGGTGACGTACCGGTCGATAACTACAATAATTTCCCACAGAAAATGTCTAACAATTACTACGTAGACAATCCTTCCGGTCAGCCGCGTGTTCAAGATACTAGGCATTATGCCAACACGCAACACCAACGCGCCGTGTATAGCCAAAACGTTAATGTAGATAGTAATGTAAATACCGAGCAAATGGGGCAGTACCAGTATGCTCAGAACGGTTACAATCCGTACCAACACATACCGCCGCCAAAGCAGTTGCAGAAGAAGACTGTGTCCTTCGAGCCGGGCACAAAGGGTGGCACAGATTCGCCAATACCACCACAAATGAATGGAAACCCTCTATACCCGACTGGCGATTCACAGCCCACGCAGAAGACTGTTTGCAACTTATGTCGCAAGAAAACCATCAACCCACCGGCGATGTACTGCCCCGACTGTGATTTTTACATGTCTCGGTTTAAACCACGCTCATAG
- the LOC124631744 gene encoding uncharacterized protein LOC124631744 isoform X1, producing MAPTMVTPAHERYARDVELRPQHSRDGSRDSGIFHTTKGLWNAPGQNNCFLNSAVQVLWHLDIFRRSFRELTGHACLGPSCIFCALKELFTQLQWSAERAPAADGLRRALGGGGARFQLGCMADASECFEHLLLRVHAHVAAGSGDRRDDDACRAPHCVPHRKFAMMLVEQSVCGACQATSEPLPFTQMVHYVSATALTAQAALGEHGDSFGLLLRKAGGMGDIRDCPNACGAKIQICRTLMNRPEVVSIGMVWDSERPAAEHVAAVYAALGTELRPTDAFHACVDRAWAARATHRLVGLVTYYGKHYSTFFFHSKLRLWIYFDDADVKEIGPEWSHVVEKCQRGRFQPLLLLYAAVDGTPCDTRHAPKDVVPFPAPEPRRAVTPAPERPANGFARRAVTPGPDNESDYVSRKAVENMLEVQANRRAQLNRSLSTGSGSDTQERPRARRDSGNWSGDRNSASSASSSTAESPYMYPRGRGAGSVPGSPTRKGELSSGGSCDAGYDSYSLSSTDSLPLQQGLRHNLQLAQIPEITTRGECEALCLEADRLLEKSRNAEDSADYETALVLCDAAATKARVAMDAPYNNRHMVTFARMKHNTCVMRARSLQRRMAGMTRVTEIPQAAPIRNTKGGLEATPMTIEIYATLPKKKGSSKKSPRCIDDDIDTVTRERPPRHKSRDEDKVKEKRSRSEDRSRARKEVPVVKTTEKKEESAEDKKANKKQHKIRRKLLMGGLIRRKNRSMPDLTEGADGNNETTNKEKRVSSVDDTEVGRTIDDKTNLSGYLSEGHLEYSVASGTNPNLERSKLMRKSFHGSAGKMLTAAKVPPPPPLRTTSQLTGSKYAYSEHGKGTYPSEIEEDGGFSEQYGDEPHSLPFLHPYDEKPGNHYDRLDTSPAQNFHTVVTKAMIHQEQSPVKRDTMQPIMPSHNTIQNLSHTFDAGVDVVDCAPPRRSPNMFELPPYPSPMNSVNHSRQPSEEFPPPPPPIDLTPLHDELEKIQTISEMSIPNELEVAKGTLLASLQEKRNQILRNEQCAPQIPQIEKQNTHPTLLKELQAKQASFKLKRSGSLEGQLSSSPMEAHNVYETTNSVRNIASRFENNTQNQSQDGDRTHIGFVGMSGNRDVINCSDQSNAGLNRRASASSIDPKQIEEEQCDQKSANNTYGDRSKPKKKSVSFCDQVILVSTAEDQEDDSYIPNPILERVLKSAMNKPELTTMPLQSDKPSLQRQDSFDSQSSRSTISSLSQNSFVPNENSHAEYVRLQNNYPAYQMPPNRLQQQFNAQKNNSVYGTNSPVQTAQNQNGVNSNQIYQTLPSNTPQNTTSPIPYNQPPSVYPNHSNASPPNFSQTPANRLTPTHNPAYMSKHPVNLQRPVPNAGHTTAQLHPMNQAINNAYYHRVPQTSATTTMPSNNYTTNRQYAHNMPNTIHSPYQSVPTNSPAYQSYHNPPTSYASSEYSSRYPQANSTNHYTQSPYQRVPPPHGDVPVDNYNNFPQKMSNNYYVDNPSGQPRVQDTRHYANTQHQRAVYSQNVNVDSNVNTEQMGQYQYAQNGYNPYQHIPPPKQLQKKTVSFEPGTKGGTDSPIPPQMNGNPLYPTGDSQPTQKTVCNLCRKKTINPPAMYCPDCDFYMSRFKPRS from the exons GAACTATTCACGCAGCTACAATGGTCGGCCGAGCGGGCACCAGCCGCGGACGGTCTCCGGCGCGCCCTCGGCGGTGGCGGGGCTCGCTTCCAGCTGGGCTGCATGGCCGACGCCAGCGAGTGCTTCGAGCACCTGCTCCTCCGAGTCCACGCTCACGTGGCTGCCGGCTCAGGAGACCGGAGAGATGATGATGCGTGCCGAGCGCCGCACTGCGTACCCCACCGAAAGTTCGCCATGATGCTCGTCGAACAATCCGTATGCGGCGCCTGTCAAGCTACCTCCGAACCTCTGCCATTTACTCAG ATGGTTCATTACGTGTCGGCTACCGCGCTGACAGCTCAAGCGGCTCTGGGCGAGCATGGTGACAGTTTCGGCCTGTTGCTGAGGAAGGCAGGAGGAATGGGCGATATCAGGGACTGTCCG AATGCATGTGGAGCGAAGATTCAAATATGCAGGACACTAATGAATCGCCCAGAGGTGGTGTCCATTGGCATGGTGTGGGACTCCGAAAGGCCGGCAGCCGAGCACGTGGCCGCCGTGTACGCCGCGCTGGGCACGGAGCTCCGGCCCACCGACGCCTTCCACGCATGTGTCGACCGAGCCTGGGCCGCCCGCGCCACGCACCGCCTCGTCGGACTCGTCACCTACTACGGCAAGCACTACTCCACCTTCTTCTTCCATAGTAAACTCCGCCTCTGGATATACTTCGACGACGCGGATGTCAAAGAAATAGGACCGGAGTGGTCACACGTCGTGGAGAAATGTCAAAGAGGACGATTCCAACCGCTCCTTCTGTTGTACGCTGCGGTCGATGGAACGCCGTGTGACACTCGTCATGCTCCTAAAGATGTTGTTCCATTCCCGGCGCCCGAGCCTCGCCGAGCGGTCACGCCGGCACCCGAACGCCCCGCGAACGGATTTGCACGGCGGGCCGTCACGCCAGGCCCAGACAATGAAAGTGACTACGTTAGTAGGAAAGCTGTAGAGAACATGCTTGAAGTTCAAGCCAACCGACGCGCACAACTCAATCGTAGTCTGAGCACGGGGTCTGGTTCTGACACCCAAGAAAGGCCGCGGGCACGGCGGGACTCCGGCAACTGGAGCGGTGACCGCAACAGTGCGTCATCTGCGTCCTCCTCCACAGCCGAGAGCCCCTACATGTACCCCAGGGGTCGCGGCGCCGGCAGCGTGCCCGGCAGCCCCACGCGCAAGGGGGAGCTGTCTAGCGGCGGTTCTTGTGATGCAGGCTACGACTCATACTCCTTATCCTCTACAGACAGCCTACCTCTACAACAGGGTCTGCGCCACAACCTTCAACTGGCGCAGATACCAGAAATAACAACACGTGGTGAATGTGAGGCTCTCTGCTTAGAAGCTGACAGGCTGCTTGAGAAGTCTCGCAACGCAGAGGATTCGGCTGATTATGAAACAGCCCTAGTGTTATGTGATGCAGCCGCAACAAAAGCTCGTGTGGCTATGGATGCTCCCTACAACAATAGACATATGGTGACATTTGCTCGCATGAAACACAACACATGCGTAATGCGGGCACGTAGTCTCCAGAGGCGAATGGCTGGTATGACCAGGGTAACTGAAATACCCCAGGCGGCCCCAATCAGAAACACAAAGGGTGGCCTCGAAGCCACGCCTATGACTATCGAAATCTATGCCACTTTACCGAAAAAGAAGGGCTCTTCGAAGAAATCGCCTAGATGTATTGATGATGATATCGATACAGTAACTCGCGAGCGACCTCCGAGACACAAATCAAGGGATGAAGATAAAGTTAAAGAAAAGCGTTCTAGAAGTGAAGACCGGAGTCGAGCTCGAAAAGAAGTCCCCGTTGTAAAGACTACAGAAAAGAAAGAGGAATCGGCTGAAGATAAAAAAGCCAACaagaaacaacataaaatacgTAGAAAGTTGTTGATGGGCGGACTGATACGTAGGAAGAACAGATCGATGCCAGACTTGACGGAAGGTGCTGATGGTAACAACGAAACCACTAACAAAGAGAAGCGCGTATCTTCCGTGGATGACACCGAAGTCGGCCGGACGATTGACGATAAGACAAACTTGAGCGGCTACTTATCGGAAGGGCACCTAGAATACTCAGTTGCGAGCGGTACTAATCCGAACCTTGAGAGAAGCAAGCTAATGAGAAAGAGCTTCCACGGCAGTGCAGGCAAGATGCTAACAGCGGCCAAAGTGCCACCTCCTCCGCCACTTCGCACTACGTCCCAACTCACCGGCTCCAAGTATGCTTACTCCGAACATGGGAAGGGTACTTATCCATCCGAAATTGAAGAAGACGGTGGATTCTCGGAGCAGTATGGTGACGAGCCTCATTCGCTACCGTTCCTGCACCCGTATGACGAAAAGCCTGGCAATCACTACGACAGGTTAGACACGTCGCCAGCTCAGAACTTCCACACTGTGGTTACGAAGGCTATGATACACCAAGAGCAAAGCCCGGTAAAGAGAGACACGATGCAACCCATAATGCCGTCTCACAACACGATACAGAACCTCTCGCACACATTCGATGCGGGTGTGGACGTAGTGGACTGTGCACCGCCACGCAGGTCACCCAACATGTTCGAGCTGCCGCCCTACCCCAGCCCCATGAACTCCGTCAACCACTCGCGACAACCCAGTGAAGAGTTCCCCCCACCACCCCCACCTATCGATCTAACACCACTACATGACGAACTCGAAAAGATTCAGACCATTAGTGAAATGTCCATACCAAACGAACTAGAAGTGGCCAAAGGGACCTTACTGGCTAGCCTTCAGGAGAAAAGAAATCAAATTTTGAGAAATGAACAATGTGCTCCTCAAATTCCTCAGATTGAAAAGCAGAATACCCATCCAACACTCTTGAAGGAACTGCAAGCCAAACAGGCGTCATTTAAATTAAAGAGGTCGGGATCGTTAGAGGGGCAGTTATCGTCGAGTCCTATGGAAGCACACAATGTGTATGAAACCACAAATAGCGTTAGGAATATTGCCTCCAGATTCGAAAATAATACTCAAAACCAATCACAAGATGGAGACAGAACACATATAGGTTTTGTAGGCATGAGTGGAAATAGAGACGTAATTAACTGTTCTGACCAATCAAACGCTGGACTCAACCGTCGCGCGTCAGCATCCTCAATTGATCCCAAACAAATTGAGGAAGAACAGTGTGATCAGAAATCGGCCAACAACACTTACGGCGACCGGTCCAAACCTAAAAAGAAATCAGTGTCCTTCTGTGACCAGGTGATATTAGTGTCCACCGCCGAAGACCAGGAAGACGACAGTTACATCCCGAACCCTATCTTAGAAAGGGTACTGAAATCTGCCATGAACAAACCTGAGCTCACGACAATGCCGCTCCAATCAGACAAGCCGTCACTTCAGCGGCAAGACTCTTTTGACAGTCAATCGTCACGATCAACGATATCATCACTATCACAAAATTCATTTGTCCCTAACGAGAATTCACACGCCGAGTACGTTAGATTACAAAACAATTATCCAGCCTATCAGATGCCTCCGAATCGTTTACAACAACAATTTAATGCACAAAAGAACAATAGTGTGTACGGGACGAACTCGCCAGTACAAACTGCTCAAAATCAAAACGGAGTCAACAGTAATCAGATATACCAAACGCTTCCCTCCAACACACCTCAGAACACCACCAGCCCTATCCCATACAACCAGCCACCGTCAGTATACCCGAACCACAGCAACGCTAGCCCACCGAACTTTAGCCAAACGCCTGCAAACAGATTAACGCCCACGCACAATCCCGCCTACATGTCAAAACACCCCGTCAACCTTCAGAGACCCGTGCCCAACGCCGGGCACACAACcgctcagctgcatccaatgAACCAGGCCATCAACAACGCCTACTACCACCGAGTGCCGCAAACATCGGCCACCACCACGATGCCCAGCAACAACTACACGACAAACCGCCAATACGCACACAATATGCCAAACACCATTCATTCGCCTTATCAAAGCGTGCCCACCAATTCGCCGGCTTACCAGAGCTACCACAACCCACCGACAAGCTATGCGAGCTCAGAATATTCTAGTCGATACCCACAGGCGAACAGTACAAACCACTACACCCAGTCACCTTACCAGAGGGTACCGCCACCACACGGTGACGTACCGGTCGATAACTACAATAATTTCCCACAGAAAATGTCTAACAATTACTACGTAGACAATCCTTCCGGTCAGCCGCGTGTTCAAGATACTAGGCATTATGCCAACACGCAACACCAACGCGCCGTGTATAGCCAAAACGTTAATGTAGATAGTAATGTAAATACCGAGCAAATGGGGCAGTACCAGTATGCTCAGAACGGTTACAATCCGTACCAACACATACCGCCGCCAAAGCAGTTGCAGAAGAAGACTGTGTCCTTCGAGCCGGGCACAAAGGGTGGCACAGATTCGCCAATACCACCACAAATGAATGGAAACCCTCTATACCCGACTGGCGATTCACAGCCCACGCAGAAGACTGTTTGCAACTTATGTCGCAAGAAAACCATCAACCCACCGGCGATGTACTGCCCCGACTGTGATTTTTACATGTCTCGGTTTAAACCACGCTCATAG